A single Montipora foliosa isolate CH-2021 chromosome 7, ASM3666993v2, whole genome shotgun sequence DNA region contains:
- the LOC138011000 gene encoding uncharacterized protein isoform X2 produces MASDKKDITCFVHNVSPVKKSGPTSYFNCHLQTDKDLIGSVCFATEKKETLDAMAAQRSPVKISNFNISNKYGRRDVVINRNTHITSTTADFPYKAQDDVTSIASLSKVAPQQLVAIKGKITHLSATKTIVIQDSPVKKQEGYIVDPSGYIKIIFWGEHVDSVTPQSTYFFKNLRMKVSQNQRYLNTPKQDNLYTMKDAEAFKEKLPDVTEISTTTETIAEILGISSITKYNSCCSCSKKVTIKGKIAVCDNCKITQKSTNCSVKWTLRIHIQNSNQPPQKLQLHVYPDAVPKLFSICDLNANETSEDEITEAVLNLDTVKVCFDTQTRKLVDIEKIHI; encoded by the exons ATGGCTTCAG ACAAAAAAGACATAACTTGCTTTGTCCATAACGTCTCACCAGTAAAAAAATCTGGACCAACAAGCTACTTTAACTGCCACCTTCAGACAGACAAAGATCTCATTGGCAGTGTATGCTTTGCAACTGAGAAGAAGGAAACTCTTGATGCAATGGCTGCACAAAGATCACCAgtaaaaatttccaattttaacATCAGCAATAAGTATGGACGACGTGATGTTGTAATAAACAGAAACACACACATCACTTCAACAACAGCTGATTTTCCATACAAAGCACAAGATGATGTCACATCAATTGCATCCTTGTCAAAAGTAGCACCACAACAGCTAGTGGCAATAAAAGGAAAGATAACACATCTAAGTGCGACCAAAACTATAGTCATCCAAGATTCTCCTGTCAAAAAGCAGGAAGGCTATATAGTGGATCCATCTGGTtacataaaaattattttctgggGTGAGCATGTTGACAGCGTCACACCACAGTCCACCTACTTCTTCAAAAACCTGAGGATGAAAGTATCTCAGAATCAAAGATACTTGAACACACCAAAACAAGACAATTTATACACCATGAAGGATGCTGAAGcattcaaagagaaattacCTGATGTCACTGAAATCTCAACCACAACAGAAACGATTGCAGAAATCCTGGGAATAAGCAGCATCACCAAGTACAACTCCTGTTGTTCATGTTccaaaaaagttaccatcaaGGGGAAAATTGCAGTCTGTGATAACTGCAAAATAACACAAAAGTCAACCAACTGCAGTGTAAAGTGGACACTCAGGATACACATCCAAAACTCCAATCAACCACCCCAGAAGCTTCAACTACACGTTTATCCAGATGCAGTgccaaaattgttttcaatttgtgaCTTAAATGCAAACGAAACATCAGAAGATGAAATCACGGAAGCTGTGTTAAACCTAGACACAGTTAAAGTATGCTTTGACACGCAAACACGGAAACTTGTAGACATTGAAAAAATTCACATTTAA
- the LOC138011000 gene encoding uncharacterized protein isoform X1 — protein sequence MHWPELHALFSSSLTNTTPESRRQNVINNPHITDWFFTQRLENFIKHWLYRSLDAEWHWYRFEYQARGSIHCHGVAKLKNDPGLCQLSETALRGYLAEMSIDKAEQTDILELNEQIVEGKKASQAVCEYVDWLLSTYNPNPPDKGSWIKPSIHPCQRQHKDIVNMQQSDDDYVDLLNMVQRHTRCSTNYCLRKKQNESELRCRFHFPFQPCTSTKLEFEPIHTKDGNAKYKARIVTNRNDSRLNNHQRLQLQGWRANCDIQVVVDYHACVEYLAKYASKREARSPILKQAFNSIMHTCTNSSNPTKLIKKVIMKSLGQRDFSAQETMHHLMSLKLVSSSFNVIPISLDGSRRIKTNTFDGSITTNDSLLDVYANREKYAKTIPNIVMLNFIDFASKYKLVNKKLITQPQNTIPRVFPVFSSNPKGPNFGLYCKYQLLRYKPWQATQENAWDNQPGSDKIYITSWKAFLQTKYAKQHVPDWFEKLQTLQNLLENDTDSEDFSEQLPQREEWMHLADLIPGSFVNTTEQIPQPDYNNYDWQNDKCKYAHHIIGEMPSWIKSKQDTFLVALPQQNISISTFSDMQAHAYNIIRKHSEKAYPKDPLFLIVNGVAGTGKSYLINAIRNLLRTSCAVTATTGKAAYNINGCTIHSLLKLPVGTRGNKELTAQALVRLQNNLKGIAYIIIDEYSMLGQTMLGWIDRRSRQATGISDEVFGHLSIILFGDPAQLPPVADKPLYHSKPISSIGEQGHLAYLMFTNVIKLSVNQRVQGSNPEQSQFRELLMRLRTGDCTEQDWKLLLTRQPTNAPNLVEFQDATRLYFSNEEVANYNVEKLSALQHPIACVNARHSSDLAKKASPDEMAGLEPCIFLAKGAHVMLTMNLWTAVGLCNGATGTVIDFIYADNQQPPTLPEAVIVKFDNYIGPSISKSIPSCVPICPITVTSQTLDGLHERQQLPLKLAWAITIHKSQGLTLPKAWIDIGQTERTAGISYVAISRVRTLPSCIIQPMTFERLKSIKKSATLKFRIEEEKRLNELAEQTCQIK from the coding sequence ATGCATTGGCCTGAGCTACATGCACTATTTAGCAGCTCACTAACCAATACCACACCTGAGAGTAGAAGACAGAATGTTATTAACAATCCTCACATCACTGACTGGTTCTTTACACAGCGTTTAGAAAACTTCATTAAACATTGGTTGTATAGGTCACTAGATGCTGAGTGGCACTGGTACAGATTTGAGTACCAAGCCAGAGGTAGTATCCACTGTCATGGTGTAGCAAAACTTAAGAATGACCCAGGATTATGTCAACTTTCAGAAACAGCTCTTAGAGGCTATTTGGCAGAAATGTCCATTGATAAAGCTGAACAAAcagatattctagaactaaatGAACAGATAGTGGAAGGCAAAAAAGCTTCTCAAGCTGTATGTGAATATGTAGACTGGCTATTATCTACCTACAATCCAAACCCACCAGACAAAGGTTCTTGGATTAAGCCCTCTATTCATCCGTGCCAGAGGCAGCACAAAGATATTGTAAATATGCAACAATCTGATGATGATTATGTAGATTTATTGAATATGGTACAAAGGCACACTCGTTGCAGTACAAATTATTGTCTTAGAAAAAAACAGAATGAATCAGAACTCAGGTGTaggtttcattttccatttcaacCTTGCACCAGTACAAAGCTAGAATTTGAACCTATTCATACAAAAGATGGAAATGCCAAATACAAGGCAAGAATAGTAACGAATCGAAATGATAGTAGGCTCAATAATCATCAACGTCTCCAGCTGCAAGGCTGGAGGGCAAACTGTGACATTCAGGTGGTTGTTGATTATCATGCATGTGTTGAATACCTTGCGAAATATGCATCTAAAAGAGAAGCAAGGTCACCAATATTAAAACAGGCTTTTAATTCTATAATGCACACTTGCACGAACAGCAGCAACCCTACAAAACTAATTAAAAAAGTGATCATGAAGTCACTTGGCCAACGCGATTTTTCTGCACAAGAGACAATGCATCATCTTATGTCATTAAAACTTGTCAGCTCATCCTTTAATGTGATACCGATCAGTCTAGATGGTTCTCGCAGAATCAAAACTAATACTTTTGATGGCAGTATTACAACAAATGACTCACTGCTGGATGTTTATGCAAATCGTGAAAAATATGCAAAAACTATTCCAAATATAGTTATGCtaaattttattgattttgcCTCTAAATataaacttgtaaacaaaaagCTAATAACTCAGCCCCAAAACACCATTCCAAGAGTTTTCCCAGTTTTTTCTTCCAATCCAAAAGGCCCAAATTTTGGCCTTTATTGTAAATATCAGTTGCTCAGATACAAACCCTGGCAGGCCACACAGGAAAATGCTTGGGACAATCAACCAGGCTCTGACAAAATATacattacttcatggaaagcatTCCTTCAAACAAAATATGCTAAACAGCATGTACCTGATTGGTTTGAAAAACTGCAAACTTTACAAAATCTGTTAGAGAATGACACAGATTCGGAGGACTTTTCAGAACAACTGCCACAACGTGAAGAATGGATGCATTTAGCTGATCTTATACCTGGTTCTTTTGTTAACACAACTGAACAAATACCTCAGCCTGATTACAATAATTATGACTGGCAAAATGACAAGTGCAAGTATGCACACCACATAATAGGAGAAATGCCTTCCTGGATAAAGTCTAAACAGGATACATTTTTAGTTGCATTGCCTCAACAAAATATTAGCATTAGTACTTTTAGTGATATGCAAGCACATGCATACAACATAATAAGGAAACATTCCGAAAAAGCTTATCCAAAAGATCCATTGTTTCTCATCGTAAATGGAGTTGCTGGAACAGGCAAAAGTTATCTCATTAATGCCATTCGAAATTTACTCAGAACATCTTGCGCAGTGACTGCCACCACTGGCAAAGCTGCCTATAACATAAATGGCTGTACAATCCATTCCCTACTAAAACTTCCAGTGGGCACAAGAGGCAACAAGGAGTTGACTGCTCAGGCACTTGTGAGATTACAAAACAACCTGAAAGGCATTGCTTACATTATAATCGATGAATACTCTATGCTAGGACAAACAATGCTTGGCTGGATTGATAGACGCTCCAGGCAAGCAACAGGCATAAGTGATGAAGTTTTTGGTCACttgtcaataatattatttggtGATCCTGCTCAGTTACCACCTGTAGCTGATAAACCATTATACCATTCTAAACCTATCAGTTCTATAGGGGAACAAGGTCATTTAGCTTACCTCATGTTTACCAATGTAATAAAATTGTCGGTAAACCAAAGAGTTCAAGGTTCAAACCCAGAGCAAAGTCAGTTTAGAGAACTACTCATGCGGCTGCGCACAGGAGATTGCACTGAACAAGATTGGAAACTTCTCTTAACTCGACAACCCACCAATGCACCAAACTTGGTTGAATTTCAAGATGCCACAAGGCTGTATTTTAGCAATGAAGAAGTTGCAAATTATAACGTAGAAAAATTGTCAGCACTTCAACACCCAATAGCATGTGTCAATGCACGTCATTCAAGTGATTTAGCTAAGAAAGCTAGCCCTGATGAGATGGCAGGATTAGAGCCTTGTATTTTTCTTGCAAAAGGTGCGCATGTTATGCTTACTATGAATTTATGGACAGCTGTCGGGCTTTGCAATGGTGCAACAGGAACTGTAATAGACTTCATTTATGCTGACAATCAGCAACCTCCTACCTTGCCTGAAGCTGTTATCGTGAAATTTGACAACTACATAGGTCCTTCAATTAGCAAGTCAATTCCATCATGTGTACCTATATGCCCAATAACAGTTACTTCTCAAACCCTTGATGGATTGCATGAGCGACAGCAACTCCCTTTAAAATTGGCTTGGGCAATAACAATACACAAGAGCCAAGGACTAACCCTTCCAAAGGCATGGATTGACATTGGTCAAACTGAAAGAACTGCAGGAATTTCATATGTAGCAATTAGCAGAGTGAGAACGCTTCCTTCTTGTATTATTCAACCAATGACTTTTGAAAGGCTTAAAAGTATTAAAAAATCAGCTACTTTAAAATTCAGAattgaagaagaaaagagaCTTAACGAACTTGCAGAGCAAACATGCCAAATAAAATAA